The region TCTGCGCCTGGCTCCACCGCGCAGTCCAGAACAACGACAACGCCACCTTCGCCATCCTGGCCGACTTCACCGCCCGCCGGAGCGCAGGCGGCCTGTGGCCGTCCGCGGACCTTGCCGCCCTTGTCAAAGAATGGCACAAACTTGCCGGCACCGCCAGCCTTCGCCCCCGCAGCACCCTCGCGCCGGCCATCGCCGAAGCCGCCCTGCGCCTCGCCCTCGCCGGCGCCGACCTCAAGCGCTGGGAAGCGTCCGTCGCCGGCGCCGGCCAGACCGCCCGCATGGCCATCCAGCGCCACGGCATCGCCGAAGGCTTTGCCCTCGTCCTGCCCCTCTTCGAAATCGGCCGCGAACTGCTCGCCCTCGAACTCAAATTCGGCGCCCCCGAACACGCCGCCGACTTCCGTCCCCAGGCCCTCTACCTCATCGTGCGCGAAAGCCTAGCCGTCGCCGAATTCGCCGCCCGCCAGGACATGGTCACCACCGTCGGCGACATCCTCGCCGAATTCCTCCGCTGCTGGGCGGGGGCCGACCGGGCCAACCCCAAAGCCGCCAAACGCTTCTGTCAGCTCCTCGCCGCCCACTGGCTGCGGTCCAGGACCCGTCAGGCCAAGCGGTCCGCCATCAGCGACGAACTCGCCCTCCCCGTCCTCCTCACCGACACCGACAAACAAAGGCTGGGATTCCTGCTGTGAACGCCAACTACTTCCAAGAACTCGCCGCCAAATACGACGCCTGGTTCGCCACCCCCCACGGGCGCTACGTCCACCGCTTCGAGCGCGAAGCCGTCCTGGGCCTCGCCGCCCCCGCGCCCGGGATGAACGTAGCCGACATCGGCTGCGGCACCGGCATCTACACCGACGAACTCCTCCAGGCCGGCGCCAGCGTCACCGGCGTCGACATCTCCCCCGAAATGCTCGCCATCGCCGCCGCCCGCACCGCCCGCCACGGCGACGCCGTTTCCTTCCTTCAAGGCGACGCCGCGGCCCTGCCCTTCGCCGCCGTCAGCTTCGACCTGGTCACCAGCATCACCGCCATGGAATTCTTCGCCGACCCTCGCGCCTGCCTCCAGGACATGTACCGCATCGTCAGGCCCGGCGGCCGCCTCGTCGTCGCCACCCTCGGCAGCCAAAGCCCCTGGGCTTGGCAGCGCCGCCTCAAAACCTTCTTCAAAAAAACCGTCTTCCGCCACGCCACCTTCCATAGCATTCAGGACATGCGCGCCTTTTTCGCCCCCCACCCGATAACCGCCTGGCGCGGCACCATCTTCGTCCCCCCCTTCGCCCCCGCCGCCCTCATCCGCCACCCCGACCCCTTCGAACGCTGGTGCCAGCGAAACATACCCTCCTTCGGCGCCTTTTTGGTAGTGCGGGTCGATAAACCCGAATAATCAACCCGGAGCATTACAGCTCCGGGTTTGCCGTTTTTTTGTCCTCCCAGCAAAAACTACAAACAAAAACCCGGAACATCAAGTTCCGGGTCTTACTCTGTCTGACCTGGAGAGTGGGCGTCGTTGCTGGATTCTTCGCTCTGGTTCTCTCTCGTTTTCTCTGGTTCATTGTCACTAATAGGCACTTTGTTGGCACCCAGCCAGGCCCCCATGATGTCCGCAGCCTGCTTGTCGTGCTCTGGTAGCACATGCACGTATAAGTCCAGGGTGGTCTTGATGTTCGCATGGCCCAGGCGCTGCGACACGACCTTTACGTTCACCCCGGAGGCGATCAACTGGGTGGCGTGAGTATGGCGGAGATCGTGAAATCGGTATCCTTCGAGGCTGCATTGAGTCAGCAGGGCCGAAAAGAGCTTGCCTACCCGCGAAGGAGTAAATTCCTCGCCCTTCCCTCGGTGGAAGATCAGGTCGTAATTCGGATTTTTCAACTCGCTCAGGGTCTCTATAATGGACTTGTCCACCGCTATTGTGCGGCGCGAGTCGGCTGTCTTTGGGGAGTCGAGGTGGATACCGCCGGCTACCTCTATTAGGCTATCCTTGACCGTTATTGTGGCCGCCTCTTTGTTGATATGACCCCAGCGCAGCGCCACCAGCTCGCCGCGTCTCATTCCTGTGGCAAGAGCAAGCAGGACCAAGTAGTAAATGTATCGCTCCTGAGTCTTTCGGCCAATTAGGCCCCTTGCGGTCTCCAGCAGGAGCTGACACTCCTCTTTATTTAAGACTCCTATATTCGCCTTCTTGCGAACGACCGTGTGGCACATCTCCGACACATTGCGGCTAACAATGCCCTCGCGGAGTGCTAGGTCGAGGAGGTCGTGAAGGAGAACCCTGTGCTTTGAAACTGTGTTATTGGACAGGCCCTCTGCCAGCTTTCCGCTGAGGTAATCGTTAAGGCGCGCCGTGGTGAGCTTCTGGACCTTCAGTTTCCCCAGGGCGGGCGTCAGGTGCTGCTCGCAGATTCCCTTGTAGCTATCGTAGGAGGACCGCTTAGTTAGCTGCTTTTTGGCTTTTAGCCACCTCTCGATCAGGTCCGCAAGGGTTGTGCTAGAGGACCCCACAAGGGACCCCTTGATCTTATCCGCCTTGAACTCGTTAAGCCTGCGGATTGCCTCCGCCTTTGAGGATGAAGTGAATGTGACGCGCTTTCGGTTTCCACCCGTGTCCCAGCCTGCGTCTACCTGGACCTTAAACTTGCCGTTAGGTAGCTCCTGGAGGGACCCCTCGCCTTTGGGTCTCCGTTGGGTTGCCATAATATACCACCTCTCAGGTGCATCATAGCACATCGACCTTCGTTTCTCAAGAGGAATCTTGACGGTTGTGGCTCGAAGCCTCCCGGTGCTCATCCATTGAGGCGCGACCTTGAGGATTCCTCCTGGTGGAGAGGAGGTGTCCTATGTGGCGGGATGTCCTGCAAATCCTGGTGCTAATCCTGTGGGTGGCCTGGAGGATGTCCTGCCGGTCCCCGTAGGATTACCTGGCGTAGTCAAAAGGTCAAAGTAAAATTTGGCGAAAATTTCCGAGAGGGGACGTTCACGCTTCGCGTTCACTAGCGTTCCCCCGTGGCCCATCCCGAACGTCCGTTCCCTAAGTGATGGCGTCCCTCTGGGAAATACTTTTGTATACCACAAGCGAACCAAGGCCGCCAGGCCAGTGATGGCGCGGCCGCTAGGCTACATAATGACTATTATTGGACGTTGGGAGGGCGGCGGGGACGGCGCGGGGGATGACCTGGAGGGGACAGACGCCCGCTAATTAGTACCTAATATTGGGACCAGGTGCTAAGTTTGGGTTAACGTGCGTTAACTCATCTGTATTAGAGTGTAGAGTAAATTAGACACCTCCAGGACATCCTCTAGTCACCTACTGTCTAACCTTTTGCACACTCTTTCCGCGAGCCTGTGAGAGACCATGCCAGGCGGCAGTCCACAGGATACCCGCGAGGATATACTCCAGGAGCCTGGGGGACTTCCCGAAGGCCACGCAGGCAGCCACGGCCAGGCCAACGCCGAGGACGTACCGAAGAGGCCACGAGGTAATAAAACGGCCCACCGCGACAACCAGGAGTAAAACCAGAAGGCCGTCCGAGAGCATAACGCCAAGGGCACCCGCGAGACTTCCTAAAATGGTCATTACGATTCACCTCCATAATATGGCAATACTTCGACATGGATAGTAAAAGCCCTCCTAATGAGTCCGTAAGGGATTCGCTAGGAGGGCTTTTCGTGTTCTAGCTATTCGATTTCACGTAGTCCGCGAGTAGGCGTCTGATTATCTCAGATGCGTTCACGGCGTCCCGGTCACAGATCGCGGTGAAAGCATCTTTTTCCTCCTGCGGCAGGCGTATCTTGATTTCAGCGTCTTTCGCTGGCTTCTCCTTCGCCATAATGGCCTCCTTCCTGAATATTACTCTTTTAGGATTACTTTACCACATGTGGACACAGAGGGCAAGCCTGAAGATTTTATTTTTTTTTTGCGGGAAAGTGTTGACACAAAGGGGAACAAGTGGTAAAGTGTAATCAAACAGGGAACATGTTCCCACAAAAGGAGGCTAAACAATGACTCTGAAACAGCTTAAGGCGCTAAAAGCCGCCGCCGAAGAATTGCACCACGGTTCTATTGAGTATGCCAGGGCGATGTTCACCTACCATTCAGAGGCCGCAGAGTATTGGGAAGGGCGGTATGGGTCTGTTTATAACGATGACGAGAAGTGTACCGCCAATTGGAACAAACACAACAAGGCAGCCGGCAAGCTCATGGCCGAGATTAAGCGGAGGGAGGCGAAAACCCTGATACCGATTGGCATTGGTCATGTGGTCCGCGCGCTACAACTGGCAGCCTTCGGCCACGCGGAAATTATGGCGATGCGTGAGGCGATGATAACCGGCGACTTCAGTAAAATCGACTTCGGCGAAGATTGCTTCTATAAGAAGGAGGATGCGGCCAATGGCTAAGATGCGGGCAGCAGTAGACGACTATTCGGTGTGGGTCTACATTGACGAATACCGCTGGGTCTCCTTCGGTCGCCTAGGGAAAGCCGGTCTGTACTGTGGCTGTGTGCTGAGTGAAGCGTCCTGCGGAGTGTTCAAGGACGAGGCGCGACGGGTTGCGGAGCAAGCACTAGAGGGGAGGGAATAGCATGTCGAAACTTAGCGCCATCCGTAAGGGATTCCGCAGGGTCCGCCTGGTATACCGCAAGTCCGGGCAAATCATCTATCAATGGTAGGAGGGAAGGAAGATGGCAAACCTTGGGTCTTTAATTACGAAGTCGTGGGCACCAAGTACGAGAACGGCACGGTTGAAGCTGCAACGGGCAAAGAGGCGGCGGCTCAGGTCCTGAAGGAGGAGGTTGTTTACGCGGGCGGCGGCTGGGAAAGTCGAGTTCTGTTCGAGGGCGTAGGGAGCAAACGACGGGTAGTCTTACGGGAAAGGCGCGCAGCAGATTAGTCGAAACCTAGCGGGGTCCTATAGACTCCGCGAAGGTCCGCCAAGGGTTGACCGCCTGGCGCTGAGGAGACAGGTCGAGCGAAAGGATGGGGAGGCATGTATAGAGGCAAGAAAGTACCCGGCCGAAAGGAGTACGTGTATGCCGAGGGGCGACTAACCAAGATCGGAGACCAAACGCCGTACTTCTCGATAACTGGCGAGGTTTACCCGACCAAGGCAGACGGAACACGGGACAGAAGGCGCAGTATGATTGCCTGCGGTTGCATCCATGAGACCATCCTGAAAGCGTGGCCGGACCTGGCGGACCTCGTAGCCCTCCACCTTTCGGACATTGATGGGCAGCCGATGCACGCCATAGAAAACGGATGGTACTGGAACGGCGGGACGAAATGGCAAGCGTACAAGCGGGAGACCTTAGCGGCACACCTCCGGGTGAGCGAAGAGGAGGCCGACCGGGTACACGAGACCTGTACCACTAAGGAGCAATTTGCGGCCTATGTGGAAGCCCAGCGGCCCAGATGGAAGGCCGAGGCTGAGGCGGCAATCGCCAAGTATGACCTAAAGATCAAAGTGAGTAGATAGGGAGGAGCGGTAAAATGAAAATTCGCCAAGTAGGAGCCAACATGACCGAGGTACACATACCCGGAGCCACCATCCTCTTCAGCTATGAAACGCCAGTAGCCGCGCAGGTGTTTGAGAAAACAGGCGTTAGATACTACAGGACCGAAAAGCGTGGGTCTACCACAACCTCCAAGCATATCGGGAAATGGCTGGATGGTTGTAAGTTCACCGAGAAGCCGCAAGAGTTCTTTGAGCACCTAGTACAGGTAAAGCCGATGGATGGCCTGATTCCGGCTTACGTGTAGCGCGTCGAAACCTCCTAGACTCTTTCCGTGGGTCTGGAGGTCTACCGAGGGATGGCCTCCCGGTACTGAGGAGACAGGCCGAACGACGAAAAGGAGGATAACATGGAAAACCTCGAAAACACCGCCACCGAAACCCCTTGCCATTTCTACGCAGCCACCTGTATGAACTGGGCAACGGCCCCGACTCGGCAGGAAGCCATTGCCAAGGTAGCCAAGGTCGCCGGCCCTGCTTTTATCCGGGAGCAAGTCAAGCATTGTGGCGGCCTGTATGTGGGTACGGTGAAAGTCCTATTGTCTGAAGATGCTGACTATGAAATCCGCCTTTTCCAGCCGGTCGGCGTCCCGATGGAGGACGCGAAGGAATACCGGATAGTGGACGCCAGGGGCTATGTAGTCCCTCTAGACTAGTAACCAAAAGGAGGAGGACGAGATTATGGCCGTACACAGTTCCTTTCACTGGCGGAGGCAGGAGGACGCTCCCTCTCTTACCGTCAGCTTAAACCGGGACAGCGCCGGCAGGGACTATTATTCTGTGACGGTTGAAAATTACACAGAAGACGGCGCAGACAGCGCAACCTTTTACTTGCGGCCGGAGCAATACGAGGCGTTCCGGGATAACGTCCACGCCGTAGAGATCGAAGACCACCGGAACGAGCGTTAGGTCCAGCTAGGGACCGTTAGGGACTCCTTAGCGGTCCTCATGGTAGACCTAAATAAGCCCGTGTATATTCGAGAGGAGGCAAAGCATCGTGAACGTGATCGAGACCTATAAGAACGACAGGTATTGTCTGAAGGTCATCCAAGACGAAACCCCGGCGAACCCGCGCGAAGACTTCGACAACCTTGGGACGATGATCGGATTCTCGCGGGACTACGTGATGGGAGACAAGCACAATTACTACAGCTATCGCCATTTCCTGGAGTGCATGGCAGCCGAGTATGGCTTCAAGGGCTGGGCAGAGAACGCGAGCGACAGAACCCTGGCCAGCTTTCTTGAGCGGCACCTTATTATTCTACCCTATTACCTCTACGCGCGAGATGGCCTTGCAATTGCTAACGGCTGGGACTATGACCGGGACGGCTTTCTGCGTGCTGACGGCTTCCTGTACGTGTCCAAGCAGGCCGTCCGGGAAGAGTGGAAAGTCAAGCGGATAAGCCCCGCCCTTCGAGCGCAAGTCCTGCGCGTCCTAAAGGTCGAATTTGAGACCTACGAGCAGTACCGCCAGGGCGAGGTCTACGGCTTCATCCTCCACGAGCTAAAGGCGCGGGACTGCCTAGCGTGTGGCGGGGAAGCAGGCTGTGAGGTCTGCCCGGAGGTCGAAGACGAGGAAATCGACTCCTGCTGGGGATTCTACGGGGACGACCCGAAGGTTAACGGTATGATGGACCACTTGCCGGAAGCCGCTCGCGGTCTACTGGGATAGAGAGGAGGGAAGGTCTATGTCCATTCACAAGGTCTATGCTACCATGACCGGACGCGAACAGGCGGCAGTCGATGAGGCGTTCCGTGCAGCCGCCAGGACTCTTCGCGCGCATGGCCTGCCGGCCACAGGTGATGACCGGGCGGAAATTCTGGTCGAGGCAATCGCTGTCTACGCGGAAGAGTCGAAGAAGGCAGGGCGCTAGATCATGGACGAGGAGAAAATTTACGCCATCCAGCGGACGCAGGGCGGGGCCGTCAAGGTTGCCTACAGGAGACTTTCAGACGCCGCCCTCCACATGAACTGGGTGAACAAGCGCGCAGGCAGGCGCAGCGTGCGGATC is a window of Selenomonadales bacterium 4137-cl DNA encoding:
- a CDS encoding class I SAM-dependent methyltransferase, whose amino-acid sequence is MNANYFQELAAKYDAWFATPHGRYVHRFEREAVLGLAAPAPGMNVADIGCGTGIYTDELLQAGASVTGVDISPEMLAIAAARTARHGDAVSFLQGDAAALPFAAVSFDLVTSITAMEFFADPRACLQDMYRIVRPGGRLVVATLGSQSPWAWQRRLKTFFKKTVFRHATFHSIQDMRAFFAPHPITAWRGTIFVPPFAPAALIRHPDPFERWCQRNIPSFGAFLVVRVDKPE
- a CDS encoding tyrosine-type recombinase/integrase; this encodes MATQRRPKGEGSLQELPNGKFKVQVDAGWDTGGNRKRVTFTSSSKAEAIRRLNEFKADKIKGSLVGSSSTTLADLIERWLKAKKQLTKRSSYDSYKGICEQHLTPALGKLKVQKLTTARLNDYLSGKLAEGLSNNTVSKHRVLLHDLLDLALREGIVSRNVSEMCHTVVRKKANIGVLNKEECQLLLETARGLIGRKTQERYIYYLVLLALATGMRRGELVALRWGHINKEAATITVKDSLIEVAGGIHLDSPKTADSRRTIAVDKSIIETLSELKNPNYDLIFHRGKGEEFTPSRVGKLFSALLTQCSLEGYRFHDLRHTHATQLIASGVNVKVVSQRLGHANIKTTLDLYVHVLPEHDKQAADIMGAWLGANKVPISDNEPEKTRENQSEESSNDAHSPGQTE
- a CDS encoding ribbon-helix-helix protein, CopG family, whose protein sequence is MAKEKPAKDAEIKIRLPQEEKDAFTAICDRDAVNASEIIRRLLADYVKSNS